In the Candidatus Lernaella stagnicola genome, one interval contains:
- a CDS encoding glycosyltransferase family 2 protein produces MESLSVIIPAFNESQTIAAVAAGVRDALEGKIEYEVLIVDDGSTDETAAVAETLTDRNVRLLRHDDNRGSGRAIRTGLEHAAKDLATYVPADGQFNPDELPEFVHAAANADIVIGFRTHREGYGVVRKMQSAVYVWLVNLVFRQRFRDVNWVHMWRMNTVGRLPVQSEGVFMQQELLVRARRRGLRIVEVPSQFHRRTGGLANGSRPTVILKTIADLLRFVRAGAGRAS; encoded by the coding sequence GTGGAATCGCTCAGTGTCATCATTCCGGCCTTCAACGAATCGCAAACCATCGCGGCGGTGGCGGCGGGCGTGCGCGACGCGTTGGAAGGGAAGATCGAATACGAGGTGTTGATCGTCGACGACGGCAGTACCGACGAGACGGCCGCTGTCGCGGAAACATTGACTGATCGAAACGTGCGCCTGCTGCGGCACGACGACAACCGCGGCTCCGGACGCGCGATCCGCACCGGCCTCGAACATGCGGCGAAGGACCTGGCCACGTACGTACCCGCCGACGGCCAGTTCAACCCCGACGAGTTGCCGGAGTTCGTGCATGCCGCGGCGAACGCGGATATCGTCATCGGTTTCCGGACGCATCGCGAAGGGTACGGCGTGGTGCGCAAGATGCAGTCGGCGGTTTACGTGTGGCTGGTCAATCTTGTCTTTCGCCAGCGTTTTCGTGACGTCAATTGGGTGCACATGTGGCGGATGAACACGGTCGGTCGGCTACCCGTCCAATCCGAAGGCGTGTTCATGCAACAGGAACTGCTGGTGCGGGCCCGACGACGCGGCCTACGCATTGTTGAAGTGCCGTCCCAATTTCATCGCCGTACCGGCGGGCTGGCCAACGGCAGCCGGCCCACGGTGATTCTCAAAACGATCGCCGACCTGTTGCGCTTTGTTCGCGCCGGAGCGGGGAGGGCGTCATGA
- a CDS encoding carbamoyltransferase C-terminal domain-containing protein, protein MHLLALNFSLDSAAVVLDDGKPVAAALQERFDRVKHSSAYPTGAIDFCLRSAGVSLENIEAVAVSWNPAVHLHAPNRLRETTYRDQREYLEIIPAKLLALADREDVGDHLEMRLPIGDRTLAVHFFDHHLCHAAGAYYASRFPDAAILTADGYGERISTLRAVGRDGRLETLGSVPFPHSLGSVYAAVTEFLGFRPNNGEGKVMALAGMGDSERFRTEFDRILRTHAGGFEVDLSYFSYFQRGRHRFSPKFVQAFGSPRRPDGDLTADHLDLAAALQEAVERVLLHLARELREETGAPRLCLAGGVMLNAVAMGRLEREAGFEEIFILPPAHDGGGPLGAAFLLSDHLGVTPRLSEPYTDHLGPSFDDESVLRALSKYNLHHQKLENPAAVAADMIARGSIIGWMNGAMEYGPRALGARSILADPRDPAAKQRANAKVKYREEFRPFAPVCTLGGVDEFFENARATPFMNKVVRALPESVERIPAVVHYDGSVRLQTVTRSEDEALFDLLSHFEAATGVPMVLNTSFNKRGDPICASVEDALACLYTSGLDAVILGSYLLEK, encoded by the coding sequence TTGCACCTATTGGCACTCAATTTCTCCTTGGATTCCGCGGCTGTTGTCCTTGACGACGGCAAACCCGTGGCGGCGGCGTTGCAAGAGCGTTTCGACCGCGTGAAACACTCGTCGGCCTACCCGACCGGGGCGATCGATTTCTGTTTGCGCAGCGCCGGAGTCTCGTTGGAGAACATCGAAGCCGTCGCCGTCTCGTGGAATCCGGCCGTGCATCTTCACGCACCGAATCGCCTGCGCGAAACAACTTACCGCGACCAACGCGAGTATCTGGAGATCATCCCCGCCAAGCTGCTGGCCCTAGCCGACCGCGAAGATGTCGGCGACCACCTGGAAATGCGTCTCCCCATCGGCGACCGCACGTTGGCCGTACATTTTTTCGATCACCACCTGTGCCACGCCGCGGGCGCGTACTATGCCTCACGATTTCCGGACGCGGCGATCCTCACCGCCGACGGCTACGGCGAGCGGATTTCCACCCTGCGCGCCGTGGGTCGTGACGGCCGCTTGGAAACCTTGGGAAGCGTCCCGTTTCCGCATTCGCTCGGCTCGGTGTACGCGGCGGTGACCGAGTTTCTCGGCTTCCGACCCAACAACGGTGAAGGCAAGGTAATGGCGCTGGCCGGGATGGGCGATTCCGAGCGCTTTCGCACCGAGTTCGACCGCATCCTGCGCACCCACGCGGGCGGCTTTGAGGTCGACCTTTCCTACTTCTCGTACTTCCAGCGCGGACGACATCGCTTCTCGCCGAAATTCGTACAAGCCTTTGGATCACCGCGTCGGCCCGACGGCGACCTCACCGCCGACCACCTCGATCTCGCCGCAGCGCTGCAAGAGGCTGTCGAACGCGTGCTCCTGCATCTGGCGCGCGAATTGCGCGAAGAAACCGGCGCGCCGCGTCTGTGTCTGGCGGGCGGCGTCATGCTCAACGCCGTGGCTATGGGACGCTTGGAGCGCGAGGCCGGGTTCGAGGAGATTTTCATCCTGCCGCCCGCGCATGACGGCGGCGGACCGCTGGGCGCGGCGTTTCTGCTCTCCGACCATCTTGGCGTAACGCCGCGGTTGTCCGAGCCGTATACCGACCACCTCGGCCCCTCGTTCGACGATGAATCCGTGCTTCGCGCCTTGTCGAAATACAACCTGCATCACCAGAAGCTGGAGAACCCAGCCGCCGTCGCCGCCGATATGATTGCTCGCGGGAGCATCATCGGCTGGATGAACGGTGCCATGGAGTACGGCCCCCGCGCCTTGGGCGCGCGCAGCATCCTGGCCGACCCACGGGACCCGGCGGCAAAGCAGCGGGCCAACGCCAAGGTCAAATACCGGGAGGAGTTTCGACCTTTCGCGCCGGTTTGCACGCTGGGCGGTGTCGACGAGTTTTTCGAAAACGCGCGGGCGACGCCCTTCATGAACAAGGTGGTTCGCGCTTTGCCCGAAAGCGTCGAGCGCATCCCGGCGGTCGTGCATTACGACGGCAGCGTTCGCCTGCAAACGGTGACGCGGTCCGAAGACGAGGCGCTGTTCGATTTGCTGTCACATTTTGAAGCGGCTACCGGCGTGCCGATGGTTCTCAACACTTCGTTCAATAAGCGAGGCGATCCGATTTGCGCGTCGGTCGAGGACGCGCTGGCCTGCCTGTACACTTCGGGTCTCGACGCCGTCATTCTCGGCAGCTATCTGCTTGAGAAGTAG
- a CDS encoding radical SAM protein has product MKSPFEILRRLPKFGGYLVKKPGFAYHAAGHVLREKWRGERLITAIEYGVTYKCQAKCEKCSALKMDDPTRPKLTDDQLRQLGDDCYRWGVYEANFTGGEPLVDKRLEDIISFFHPERTFIGINTNGALLDRRRIMTLRAAGADLFKISLDSPIAAEHDASRGIPGLFDHIFETLRIIQETPGVRGHLCMVTTREAVESGQVSQTLALAKKYDATLGMVFPSVTGGWSRQHEVMIEDTHRDKLRRIAEDPAVFFQGNVGKGEFRCPCGTREIYITCYGDIIPCPFIQIAFGNITDEPFDAIYRRMSGWDMLAKRDHMCHGAQDREFIEKYNDPLAGEDVLPIAYDRHPSGIDVKP; this is encoded by the coding sequence ATGAAAAGTCCTTTCGAAATACTCCGCCGGTTGCCGAAATTCGGCGGCTATTTGGTTAAGAAGCCGGGGTTTGCCTACCACGCCGCGGGCCACGTGCTGCGCGAGAAATGGCGCGGCGAACGTTTGATTACCGCCATCGAATACGGCGTGACCTACAAATGTCAGGCTAAGTGCGAGAAATGCTCGGCGCTGAAGATGGACGACCCCACGCGCCCCAAACTCACCGACGACCAACTGCGGCAACTCGGCGACGACTGCTACCGCTGGGGCGTGTACGAGGCGAATTTCACCGGCGGCGAGCCCCTGGTGGACAAGCGCTTGGAAGATATCATCTCGTTCTTCCATCCCGAACGTACCTTCATCGGCATCAACACCAACGGCGCATTGCTCGATCGCCGCCGCATCATGACCCTGCGCGCGGCGGGCGCGGACCTGTTCAAGATCAGCCTCGACTCGCCCATCGCTGCCGAGCACGACGCAAGCCGCGGCATCCCCGGACTCTTCGACCACATTTTCGAGACGCTGCGCATCATTCAGGAAACGCCCGGCGTTCGCGGGCACCTGTGCATGGTCACGACGCGCGAGGCGGTCGAGTCCGGGCAGGTGAGCCAAACCTTGGCTTTGGCCAAGAAATACGACGCCACGTTGGGAATGGTGTTCCCCTCGGTAACCGGCGGCTGGTCGCGGCAGCACGAAGTGATGATCGAAGATACGCACCGCGACAAGCTGCGGCGCATCGCCGAGGACCCGGCAGTGTTTTTCCAAGGCAACGTCGGCAAGGGAGAATTCCGCTGCCCCTGCGGCACGCGCGAGATTTACATCACCTGCTACGGCGACATCATCCCCTGCCCCTTCATCCAAATCGCCTTCGGCAACATCACCGACGAGCCCTTCGATGCCATCTACCGGCGCATGTCCGGCTGGGACATGCTGGCCAAGCGCGACCACATGTGCCACGGCGCGCAGGATCGCGAATTCATCGAAAAGTACAACGACCCGCTGGCCGGTGAAGACGTGCTGCCGATTGCCTACGACCGGCACCCCAGCGGCATCGACGTCAAGCCGTGA
- a CDS encoding class I SAM-dependent methyltransferase, giving the protein MARTWEMFPSVRGMRRAIAEEVATSAVLEIGCGFGMNLRHMRGPYIGLDLDELMMCKARELHPHAEFLAGTVDDHIAALAGIPLVLFSIVLHELPPGIRRDVLDAAARTASERILIFDYNPQMSAFKKWQISLLEEGPLADFWNFSLADFFHERGWREEGSRPVNHRFYMWRFRKAD; this is encoded by the coding sequence GTGGCGCGAACCTGGGAGATGTTCCCCAGCGTTCGCGGCATGCGCCGCGCGATCGCCGAGGAAGTCGCTACATCCGCCGTGCTGGAGATCGGCTGCGGTTTCGGCATGAACCTGCGCCACATGCGCGGACCATACATCGGCCTGGACCTCGACGAGCTCATGATGTGCAAAGCCCGCGAACTGCACCCGCATGCCGAGTTTCTGGCGGGCACGGTCGATGACCACATCGCGGCGCTGGCGGGGATTCCTCTGGTTCTGTTTTCGATCGTCTTGCACGAACTGCCGCCCGGGATACGTCGCGACGTGCTCGATGCGGCGGCGCGCACGGCAAGCGAACGAATTTTGATCTTCGACTACAACCCGCAGATGTCCGCGTTCAAGAAGTGGCAAATCTCGTTACTGGAAGAGGGGCCGCTCGCCGACTTCTGGAATTTTTCGTTGGCGGATTTTTTTCACGAGCGCGGCTGGCGGGAAGAAGGCAGCCGCCCGGTCAACCACCGGTTCTATATGTGGCGGTTCCGGAAGGCCGACTAA
- a CDS encoding radical SAM protein — MRVALIHPALPAKSAFERLGRSDLPPLGLLYLAAVLENEGHAVRVFDFNLASQRHRGETDIVGWSPDLVGISTLAATYEDTVAVAARLRQRLGEATKFVAGGADATIQTARYLDTGLFDAVFLGEAEETIVDFCHALPRVDTAAGVATPASPDVERSPKVQPDAVPFPARHLLPLQEYRGGPAYKRQRRSTSIFTHRGCPYSCEFCEKSVHDGPVRYRSAASIYEEISGIRREHDIHDIRFIDDVLMINRPVLEGFAELIRANGEPLDWMCTGRVDLMDEGLLRIMKAAGCYRVEIGIESGDDETLGQVNKKLTTAQALEAIATARRVGLEIVANYLLGLPGESRAAMGRTVDFAEKIDADYSIFFLFVPFRGAAITQRCGLEFDPAYPGYRKPSPAYQVSTEEVEKLIDRAYGRLYYRWRYILRRLRSIRSPWIVWDLAYMATSHLWRRLLSRPSGTATYRTGG, encoded by the coding sequence TTGCGCGTCGCGTTGATCCATCCGGCCTTACCCGCCAAAAGCGCATTCGAACGCCTGGGCCGTTCCGATCTGCCGCCGCTCGGATTGCTGTACCTGGCCGCCGTGTTGGAAAACGAAGGCCACGCCGTGCGGGTGTTCGATTTCAATCTCGCGTCGCAACGCCACCGGGGGGAGACGGACATCGTTGGCTGGTCGCCGGACCTGGTCGGCATCAGCACCTTGGCGGCGACGTACGAGGATACCGTGGCGGTTGCCGCGCGGCTGCGGCAGCGACTCGGCGAGGCGACAAAATTCGTAGCCGGCGGCGCCGATGCAACGATCCAAACCGCGCGCTATCTCGACACCGGCCTGTTCGACGCGGTTTTCCTCGGCGAAGCGGAGGAGACGATCGTCGATTTCTGCCACGCCCTGCCACGCGTCGACACCGCTGCCGGTGTGGCCACTCCGGCCTCTCCCGACGTGGAGCGCTCCCCGAAAGTTCAGCCCGACGCCGTGCCCTTTCCGGCCCGCCACCTGCTGCCGCTTCAGGAATACCGCGGCGGGCCCGCCTACAAGCGGCAGCGCCGTTCGACGAGCATATTCACGCATCGCGGCTGCCCCTACAGTTGTGAATTTTGCGAGAAGTCGGTGCACGACGGTCCGGTCCGCTACCGCTCGGCCGCGAGCATCTACGAAGAGATCAGCGGCATTCGCCGCGAGCACGACATCCACGACATCCGCTTCATCGACGACGTGCTGATGATCAACCGGCCCGTGCTGGAGGGCTTCGCCGAGTTGATTCGGGCCAACGGGGAGCCGCTGGATTGGATGTGCACCGGGCGCGTCGACCTGATGGACGAGGGCCTACTGCGCATCATGAAAGCGGCGGGCTGCTACCGCGTGGAAATCGGCATCGAGAGCGGCGACGACGAAACGCTGGGCCAAGTCAATAAAAAGCTCACGACGGCGCAGGCGTTGGAGGCGATTGCCACGGCGCGACGCGTTGGGTTGGAGATCGTGGCCAACTACCTGCTGGGCTTGCCCGGCGAAAGCCGCGCCGCGATGGGGCGCACGGTCGACTTCGCCGAAAAGATCGACGCGGATTACTCGATCTTCTTCCTCTTCGTGCCGTTTCGCGGGGCGGCGATCACGCAGCGCTGCGGCCTCGAATTCGACCCGGCGTATCCCGGTTACCGCAAACCTTCGCCCGCGTACCAAGTGTCGACGGAGGAGGTCGAAAAGCTTATCGATCGCGCCTACGGGCGGCTGTATTATCGATGGCGTTACATCCTGCGGCGGTTACGGTCGATTCGCAGCCCGTGGATCGTGTGGGACCTGGCGTACATGGCCACGTCGCACCTGTGGCGTCGCTTACTTAGTCGGCCTTCCGGAACCGCCACATATAGAACCGGTGGTTGA
- a CDS encoding NAD-dependent epimerase/dehydratase family protein — MQHQSPAVAPRLLITGGAGFLGTNLAAAAVASCEVVLLDNLARNSLPNVPAAQRERYRLIEGDVTNPQDLAEAARDAHFVVHLAAIAGVHNYYERPFDVLRVNAGGTLALLQALTPQPPQRLVFVSTSEVYGRHAADAKEDDLLQVDHYAEMRWTYAVSKIAAEKACLAWGKQFGTEVVCLRPFNIYGPGQTGAGAVRDMILAGLAGRDLILHGDGSQVRAWCYVDDFTSAVMAALHAPDIEGEVFNIGNPDAAVTVAELAKQIVAATGNRSRIRREAHFGTDIPYRTPNVDKARARLGVAPATPLSEGLQQTVAWYRDHE, encoded by the coding sequence ATGCAACACCAATCACCGGCCGTCGCGCCCCGCCTGCTCATTACCGGCGGGGCCGGTTTTCTGGGCACGAACCTCGCCGCTGCAGCGGTAGCATCCTGCGAAGTCGTGTTGCTGGACAACCTCGCGCGCAACTCGCTTCCCAACGTGCCCGCCGCGCAGCGCGAGCGCTATCGCTTGATCGAAGGCGACGTGACCAACCCGCAGGATCTGGCCGAAGCCGCGCGCGACGCCCATTTCGTGGTGCATCTGGCCGCCATCGCGGGCGTGCACAACTACTACGAACGGCCGTTTGACGTATTGCGCGTCAATGCCGGCGGCACGCTCGCACTGCTTCAGGCGCTGACACCACAGCCGCCGCAACGCCTCGTGTTTGTATCCACCAGCGAGGTCTACGGTCGCCACGCCGCCGACGCCAAGGAAGACGACCTGCTGCAAGTCGATCACTACGCCGAGATGCGTTGGACCTACGCCGTTTCGAAAATTGCCGCCGAAAAAGCCTGCCTCGCTTGGGGCAAACAATTCGGCACGGAAGTCGTTTGCCTGCGCCCCTTCAACATTTACGGGCCCGGCCAAACCGGCGCGGGAGCCGTGCGCGACATGATCCTCGCCGGCCTTGCCGGACGCGATCTGATCCTGCATGGCGACGGCTCGCAAGTTCGAGCTTGGTGCTACGTGGATGATTTCACCAGCGCCGTCATGGCCGCGTTGCACGCGCCGGACATCGAGGGCGAGGTGTTCAACATCGGCAATCCGGACGCCGCGGTGACCGTCGCCGAGTTGGCCAAACAGATCGTCGCAGCCACCGGCAATCGTTCGCGCATTCGACGCGAGGCGCATTTCGGCACCGACATTCCCTATCGCACGCCCAACGTCGATAAAGCGCGCGCCCGCTTGGGTGTGGCGCCCGCGACCCCGTTATCCGAAGGCCTGCAACAAACCGTAGCGTGGTACCGTGATCATGAATAA
- a CDS encoding DegT/DnrJ/EryC1/StrS family aminotransferase — MNKDKTIRMAHPQFSDALQDSIDDILAGGRLIQGEYRRAFEAALAAHFGVKHAVTFNSGTTALFAALHSLDLDARAPVIVPDYGFIATANAVEFCGADAVFADVDPDDCGLSPAWLVDHAPPNAAAVVVVHQFGLPAKLTAIREWADRHGARVIEDSACALGTTCDGVPLGAASGIGVLSFHPRKIVTTGDGGALLTDEDEFAARATALANHGRAAGIEARLGLNLRLPEIACAMGLEQLARLGAMIAVRRKIGEAYGYLLADSPLTLPAPRPGVGWNHQTYFVLLPAGVDRARLLEHLHHAGIEANVPAQSLSDDPLYRDRGGSAPARTAVSCDLARRAVGVPCHDSMTIDDARRVADVLLRALDAARIGA; from the coding sequence ATGAATAAAGACAAAACCATCCGCATGGCGCACCCGCAGTTCAGCGACGCGCTGCAGGATTCCATCGACGACATTCTGGCCGGCGGTCGCTTGATTCAGGGCGAATATCGACGCGCCTTCGAAGCGGCATTGGCGGCGCACTTCGGCGTGAAGCATGCCGTCACTTTCAATTCGGGCACTACCGCGCTTTTCGCGGCGCTGCACAGTCTCGACCTCGACGCGCGCGCCCCGGTTATTGTCCCCGATTACGGTTTCATCGCCACAGCCAACGCGGTTGAGTTTTGTGGAGCCGACGCGGTGTTCGCCGACGTCGATCCCGATGACTGTGGTCTCTCGCCCGCCTGGCTGGTCGACCACGCCCCGCCCAACGCCGCCGCCGTGGTCGTCGTCCATCAATTCGGATTGCCCGCCAAACTGACGGCGATTCGTGAATGGGCCGACCGCCACGGCGCCCGTGTCATTGAAGACTCGGCCTGCGCCTTGGGCACCACCTGCGACGGCGTCCCGCTGGGCGCCGCATCTGGTATCGGCGTCTTGAGCTTTCATCCGCGAAAGATCGTCACGACCGGCGACGGCGGCGCGTTGTTGACCGACGAGGACGAGTTCGCCGCCCGCGCCACGGCGCTGGCCAATCACGGCCGCGCGGCGGGTATTGAAGCGCGACTCGGCTTAAACCTCCGGCTGCCGGAGATCGCCTGCGCGATGGGCCTGGAACAACTAGCCCGGCTCGGCGCGATGATCGCCGTGCGTCGTAAGATCGGGGAAGCCTACGGCTACCTGCTGGCCGACTCGCCGTTGACGTTGCCCGCGCCGCGTCCCGGCGTCGGATGGAATCACCAAACCTATTTCGTTTTGCTGCCCGCCGGCGTCGACCGCGCCCGCCTGCTGGAGCACCTGCATCACGCGGGCATCGAGGCAAACGTACCGGCGCAATCGCTCAGCGACGATCCTCTCTACCGCGACCGTGGCGGCAGTGCCCCGGCAAGGACGGCGGTCTCTTGCGACTTGGCCCGTCGCGCGGTGGGTGTGCCGTGCCACGATTCAATGACCATTGACGACGCGCGGCGCGTTGCCGACGTGTTGCTTCGCGCCCTCGACGCGGCTAGGATTGGCGCGTAA
- a CDS encoding DapH/DapD/GlmU-related protein: protein MCDARVFPETIIGPEAILEDGCVIGCPPKYGETVPARLGREAHVRSHTVIYAGTIIGDHFFCGHHVTIRENCRIGQDVSVGTGSVLEHSVELEDGVRLHSSVYVPEFTVLRAGCWIGPRACFTNAKYPTFSGSKDHLAGVEVGPGAIVGANATILPGVKIGERAFVGAGAVVTHDVPPGVVVVGNPARALRPVQHISY from the coding sequence ATGTGTGATGCCAGAGTTTTTCCCGAAACGATCATCGGTCCCGAGGCCATACTCGAAGACGGCTGCGTGATCGGCTGCCCGCCCAAATACGGCGAAACCGTGCCCGCGCGGCTGGGCCGCGAAGCGCACGTTCGCTCGCACACCGTGATTTACGCGGGCACCATCATCGGCGATCACTTTTTCTGCGGACATCACGTCACGATTCGTGAGAACTGCCGCATCGGCCAGGATGTCAGCGTCGGCACCGGCAGCGTGTTGGAGCATAGCGTGGAACTCGAGGACGGCGTGCGCCTGCACTCGTCGGTGTACGTGCCGGAGTTCACCGTGCTGCGCGCCGGGTGCTGGATCGGCCCGCGCGCCTGCTTCACCAACGCCAAATACCCGACCTTCTCCGGCAGCAAGGACCACTTGGCGGGCGTCGAAGTCGGCCCTGGGGCGATCGTCGGCGCGAATGCCACAATTTTGCCGGGTGTGAAAATCGGCGAACGCGCGTTCGTCGGCGCCGGAGCCGTCGTCACTCACGACGTCCCGCCGGGCGTGGTCGTGGTCGGCAACCCGGCCCGCGCGCTTCGCCCGGTGCAGCATATCTCCTACTAA
- a CDS encoding DegT/DnrJ/EryC1/StrS family aminotransferase, which produces MRVPLADLSAQYRALQDDIDQAVQRVLAGGRFINGEEVEAFESEFAAYVDAVHAVAVGNGTDALALALQASGLPPGAKVLVPAHTFHATVEAVYLAGMQPVVTDVHPESLLLDADALRRALTDSIRAVVPVHLYGYPAAMEAIVALAGERNLVVIEDAAQAHGCRLAGRHAGTWGAAGAFSFFPGKTLGAYGDGGMIVTGDNTLADTARRLRNHGRPARAGEHGRNSRLDEMQAAVLRVKLRHLDAWVERRRDIEARYRERLPENRGFAFLPAPPQAEIAPLNVVIRTARRDALATYLAERGIEAKPHYAQTVVESDAYRHLTPADGPPANAIVAARTVLSLPNYPEMTDAQVDYVIDAVAAFLEDNPSA; this is translated from the coding sequence ATGCGCGTTCCACTCGCCGACCTTTCCGCTCAATACCGCGCGTTGCAAGACGATATCGACCAGGCCGTGCAGCGCGTGCTGGCCGGCGGGCGCTTCATCAACGGCGAAGAAGTCGAAGCCTTCGAAAGCGAATTCGCCGCCTATGTCGATGCCGTCCATGCGGTGGCCGTCGGCAACGGTACCGACGCCCTGGCGCTCGCGTTGCAGGCTTCCGGATTGCCGCCCGGCGCGAAAGTGCTGGTTCCGGCCCACACCTTTCACGCCACCGTCGAGGCGGTTTATCTGGCCGGCATGCAGCCTGTCGTCACCGACGTGCATCCCGAATCACTGCTGCTCGACGCCGACGCCCTTCGGCGCGCGCTAACTGATTCGATCCGCGCCGTCGTGCCCGTGCATCTCTACGGCTACCCCGCGGCCATGGAGGCAATCGTCGCCCTGGCCGGGGAACGCAACCTGGTCGTGATCGAAGACGCCGCCCAAGCCCACGGCTGCCGCCTCGCCGGTCGGCACGCGGGCACTTGGGGCGCCGCGGGCGCATTCAGCTTTTTCCCCGGCAAGACGCTGGGCGCATACGGCGACGGCGGGATGATCGTCACCGGCGATAACACTTTGGCCGACACGGCGCGCCGCTTGCGCAACCACGGACGCCCCGCCCGCGCCGGAGAGCATGGGCGCAACAGTCGGCTCGACGAGATGCAGGCCGCCGTGCTGCGCGTCAAGCTGCGTCATCTGGATGCGTGGGTGGAACGTCGCCGCGACATCGAGGCCCGTTACCGGGAGCGGCTGCCCGAGAATCGCGGCTTCGCTTTCCTGCCCGCACCGCCGCAGGCCGAAATCGCGCCGCTCAACGTCGTGATTCGCACCGCGCGCCGCGACGCCCTGGCGACCTACCTCGCCGAACGCGGCATCGAGGCCAAGCCGCACTACGCGCAAACGGTCGTCGAATCGGACGCCTATCGGCACCTGACGCCTGCCGACGGTCCGCCGGCAAACGCGATCGTCGCCGCGCGCACGGTGTTGAGCCTTCCCAATTATCCGGAAATGACGGACGCACAGGTGGATTACGTTATCGACGCCGTCGCGGCGTTTCTGGAAGACAATCCCTCAGCCTGA
- a CDS encoding DUF362 domain-containing protein has product MSQVAISHCPDYQLEQVIDRLRAALDHLGGLAKFVSEDERVLIKISMLRAAAPEQAVVTHPAVAVALALLVRELGAHPVIGDSCGGADYGLSEKALEESGVGPLAREHGVETVLLETAGSETVEIPDGTYLREIRVSKAVLEADAIISVPKLKTHIETLMTGAVKNMLGCLPGAGKLIVHRLAPSPNDLGNALLDIYSVLRPRLSVMDAVLAMAGNGPSKGSPFHIGAILASADGVALDHVAARIIGYRPELIPTIAPAHRRGLGENRAEEIEVVGESIDDTKPTAFALCSNTMMRAMPSWLLRLLNRYFFTVRPTWNDAGCTRCGLCERSCPVGAIAIADDVLTINRAKCTECFCCFELCPEQGITIKKSLLVRLLSG; this is encoded by the coding sequence GTGTCGCAAGTCGCCATCAGCCATTGCCCGGACTACCAACTCGAGCAGGTCATCGACCGGCTTCGCGCCGCGCTCGACCACCTCGGCGGGCTGGCGAAATTCGTCAGCGAGGACGAACGCGTACTGATCAAAATCAGCATGCTTCGCGCCGCCGCGCCCGAACAGGCGGTCGTGACCCATCCGGCGGTCGCCGTGGCGCTGGCCCTGCTGGTCAGGGAACTGGGCGCGCATCCGGTGATCGGCGATTCCTGCGGCGGCGCCGACTACGGCCTGTCGGAAAAGGCCCTCGAGGAATCCGGTGTCGGCCCGCTGGCCCGCGAGCACGGCGTCGAAACCGTGCTGCTGGAGACGGCGGGTTCGGAGACGGTGGAAATCCCCGACGGAACTTATTTGCGTGAGATTCGCGTCTCGAAGGCCGTGCTGGAAGCGGACGCGATCATCAGCGTTCCCAAACTCAAGACCCACATCGAAACCCTGATGACCGGCGCGGTGAAGAACATGCTCGGCTGCCTGCCCGGCGCGGGTAAGTTGATCGTGCACCGGCTCGCCCCCAGCCCGAACGATTTGGGCAACGCCCTGCTCGACATCTACTCAGTGTTGCGCCCGCGCCTGTCGGTCATGGACGCCGTGCTGGCCATGGCGGGCAATGGGCCTTCCAAGGGGTCGCCCTTTCACATCGGCGCGATCCTGGCTTCGGCCGACGGCGTCGCGCTCGACCACGTGGCAGCGCGGATTATCGGGTACCGGCCGGAACTGATACCGACCATTGCGCCCGCGCACCGTCGCGGCTTGGGAGAAAACCGCGCCGAGGAAATCGAAGTCGTCGGCGAGTCGATCGATGACACCAAGCCCACGGCCTTCGCGCTGTGCAGCAACACGATGATGCGCGCCATGCCTTCGTGGCTGCTGCGCCTGCTCAACCGCTATTTCTTCACGGTGCGGCCGACATGGAACGACGCCGGTTGCACGCGCTGCGGCTTGTGCGAGCGGTCCTGCCCGGTCGGCGCCATCGCCATCGCAGACGACGTTCTCACCATCAACCGCGCTAAGTGTACCGAGTGCTTTTGCTGCTTCGAGCTGTGCCCGGAGCAGGGCATCACGATCAAGAAGTCGCTGCTGGTGAGGTTGCTGTCAGGCTGA